Genomic DNA from Streptomyces sp. GS7:
CCGCAGCGCGTCGCCGAGCAGCGTGAACGCGAGCACGGTGAGGAAGAGACAGGTGCTGGGGATGACGAAGTACATGGGATCGGTGTCGTAGAAGGCGACGCTCTCGGCGATCATCTGACCCCAGGAGGGAGTGGGCGGGCGGACGCCGACGCCCAGATAACTCAGAGCCGCCTCGGTGGCGATCATCCCCGGGATGATCAGGGTGGTGTAGGCGATGACCGGTCCGGCGACGCCCGGGAGGACATCACGGGTGAGGATCCGCCAGGGGCCGGAGCCGCCGACGCGGGCGGCGTCGACGTACTCGCGGTGCTTGAGTGAGAGCGTCTGGCCGCGTACCACACGGGCGATACCGGGCCAGCCGAAGAGCCCGATCACGGCGGTCATCAGCATGATCCGGTTGACGTCCCGTGCCACCGACATCATCGCGATCATGAAGATGAGGGACGGGAAGGACATGGTGAGGTCCATCAGCCGGGAGAGCACCGCGTCGGTGCGGCCGCCGAAGTAGCCGGCCGCGATACCGGCCGCCGTGCCGGCGACGACGACGATCGCGGTGGCGGTGAAGGCGATGAGCAGTGAGACCTGGGCGCCCTGCACGACCCGGGCGAACAGATCGCGACCGGTGACGGGTTCGACACCGAGCCAGTGGTCGGCGGAGATTCCGCCGAGCGGGCCGATGGGCTGCCCGCCCAGGTAGGGGTCGACCGCGGTCTTGTCGAACTCCTCGGGTGACCAGCCGCCCAGAGTGCTCAGCAGCGGGGCGGCCGCCGCCGTGATCGCGAAGAGCGCGATCACGACGAGGGAGGTCTTCACGGAGGCGCGTCGGCGCAGCTGCTGCCAGGCACCCTGCCAGGGGCCGCTGCCCGCCGGGGCGACGGTGGAGGTGATGGCCATGACGGGGCCTCCTTCAGCCTTCGCTCTTGGCGGGGTCCTTGAGGCCGACCGAGGCGTAGTCGAGCTGGCCGCCGAAGGAGGTCTGCCCGTACGCGCCCGCGACGTTGGTCCCCACCACCAGCGGCCAGCGCCGTACCAGGACGGGTACCGCCGGGGCCTTGGCGAGGATCTCACCGTCCAGCTTCCGCCAGGCCGCGGTCGCCTTCCTGGCATCGGTCATGGCGGCGATCTCGTCCATCCGTTTCATGGTCGGAGCGTCGCGGAAGAGGGAGTGGTTGCCCGAGTTGCCCTTCTCCTTGATGTAGCGGCCGTCGAAGACGAAGGGCAGGAAGGTGGAGCCGGACGGGTAGTCGGGACACCAGCCGGTGTAGACCATGTCGGTGCGGTGGGTGGTGTCGCCGATGGTGGCGTAGAACGCGGACGGGTCGACCGTCTCTATGGTGACCTTGATGCCGGCCTTGGCGAGCGCCTGCTGGATCGCCTCGGCCCGCCCCTTGTCACCGTTGGAGACCGTCATCGTGGTGGTGAAACCGTTCGCCTTGCCGGCCTCTTCCAGCAACTTCCTTGCCTTGTCCGCGTCCCCGGTGGTGGGGATCTTCAGAGTGTCGGGCTGGGTACCGCCGAAGAGCGCGGCGGGCATGTAGGCGGTGGACACGTCGTTGAAGGCGGGACCGCCGGAGGCGGTGACCACGGCCTCCTTGTCGAGGGCGTACTGGACGGCCTGACGGACCTTCACATCGTTGAAAGGCGCACGCCCGGTGTGCATCTGCACCATGTCGGTGCAGTTGGTCGACTCGGCGAGCAGCCGCTCGCGGACGTCGGCTCTGGGCAGGACCTTGCCCGCGCTCTCCGGTCGGAGCGCGGACCACGGCACGGTGGAGGCGTCCGCGCCCTGGCCGGCGATCATCCGGTCGTCGATCTGGTTGGCCCTGAGCCCCATGACCATGACCAGCTTGTCCGGGTACGCCTTGCGTATCGCGTCCGTCTTGGGGTCCCAGTGGGGATTGCGGACCAGGACCAGCTCCTTGTTGCGCTGGTACGTCTCGACCTTGTACGGGCCCGAGGAGAACGGCCGGTTGTCGTACTGGGGCCCGGTGTCCTTCGCCTCCGGCACCGGAGCGAACGTGGGCATCACCGTCGCGTTGGGGAACTCGGCGAAGGGCCTGCGCAGTTCGAAGACGATGGTCCTGTCATCCGGCGTCTTGATGGAGTCCAGGTGCTTGCCGTCGGCCGGGCCCTGATATCCCGCGGCGTCCTTGAGGTAGCGGGCCGCGTAGTCGGCGCCGCCGGGCAGGTCCGGAGAGAAGGACCGCTCCACGTTGTACTTGATGTCCCGGGCGGTGACGGGCGTCCCGTCCTCGTACCTTATCCCTGTTCTGAGGTGGAAGGTCCACGTCTTGGCGTCGTCCGAGGGCGTGCCGAGGTCGGTTGCGAGGTCGGGGACCAGCTCGCCGCCGGCGGTTCCGGGGGCCGCCTTGTACGACACCAGGGTGCGGTAGAGCAGCCGGGTCCCGAAATCCATCCCGCTGACCACCCAGTTGCGGGCCGGGTCGAGGTGGGTGAAGTCCTGGTCGGACAGGATGGTGAGGGTCCCGCCCTTGTGCGGCGCCCCGCCAACTACCCGGCCGTTGTTGGCCGTTGCGAGGTTCCTTCCGTGGGCGCCAGCCGCCTGCCGCTCGCCGGAGCAACCGGCCGCGCCGAGGACGAGGGCCGCCGCCAGTGCGGTGGACAGGGCGGTGGAAGTGCTCTTGTTCATGGGTGGTCACTCCGCAAGA
This window encodes:
- a CDS encoding ABC transporter permease, with the protein product MAITSTVAPAGSGPWQGAWQQLRRRASVKTSLVVIALFAITAAAAPLLSTLGGWSPEEFDKTAVDPYLGGQPIGPLGGISADHWLGVEPVTGRDLFARVVQGAQVSLLIAFTATAIVVVAGTAAGIAAGYFGGRTDAVLSRLMDLTMSFPSLIFMIAMMSVARDVNRIMLMTAVIGLFGWPGIARVVRGQTLSLKHREYVDAARVGGSGPWRILTRDVLPGVAGPVIAYTTLIIPGMIATEAALSYLGVGVRPPTPSWGQMIAESVAFYDTDPMYFVIPSTCLFLTVLAFTLLGDALRDVLDPRRSRT
- a CDS encoding ABC transporter substrate-binding protein, with the translated sequence MNKSTSTALSTALAAALVLGAAGCSGERQAAGAHGRNLATANNGRVVGGAPHKGGTLTILSDQDFTHLDPARNWVVSGMDFGTRLLYRTLVSYKAAPGTAGGELVPDLATDLGTPSDDAKTWTFHLRTGIRYEDGTPVTARDIKYNVERSFSPDLPGGADYAARYLKDAAGYQGPADGKHLDSIKTPDDRTIVFELRRPFAEFPNATVMPTFAPVPEAKDTGPQYDNRPFSSGPYKVETYQRNKELVLVRNPHWDPKTDAIRKAYPDKLVMVMGLRANQIDDRMIAGQGADASTVPWSALRPESAGKVLPRADVRERLLAESTNCTDMVQMHTGRAPFNDVKVRQAVQYALDKEAVVTASGGPAFNDVSTAYMPAALFGGTQPDTLKIPTTGDADKARKLLEEAGKANGFTTTMTVSNGDKGRAEAIQQALAKAGIKVTIETVDPSAFYATIGDTTHRTDMVYTGWCPDYPSGSTFLPFVFDGRYIKEKGNSGNHSLFRDAPTMKRMDEIAAMTDARKATAAWRKLDGEILAKAPAVPVLVRRWPLVVGTNVAGAYGQTSFGGQLDYASVGLKDPAKSEG